A region from the Haliaeetus albicilla chromosome 16, bHalAlb1.1, whole genome shotgun sequence genome encodes:
- the CHST14 gene encoding carbohydrate sulfotransferase 14, producing MFPRPAFPGEVRRAAASGRSRSRPRVVGGGGGGGTVLLPSMLMFGVILASSGLLLMIEKGILAEVKPPPLHPAAGELSRRGVGVGGEEEEAGGELEREVLRDIRNRTIRAVCGQRAMPRSVWELPAGQRRTVLRHLLVSDKYRFLYCYVPKVACSNWKRILKVLDGALESVDVKLKMDHKSDLVFLGDMKPDEISYRLKNYYKFVFVRNPMERLLSAYRNKFGEIKEYQQKYGVEIVRRYRKNGGNSAGDDVTFSEFLRYLLDEEAERMNEHWMPIYNLCQPCAVRYDFIGSYERLNADANYVLERVRSPSFVRFPERQSWYKPVTAETLHYYLCNTQRRLIKELLPKYILDFSLFAYPLPNITSEFCRQ from the coding sequence ATGTTCCCCCGTCCCGCCTTCCCCGGCGAGGTGAGGCGGGCGGCCGCCTCGGGCCGCAGCCGGTCCCGGCCTCGGGTggtcggcggcggcggcggcggcggcaccgtGCTGCTGCCCTCCATGCTGATGTTCGGCGTGATCCTGGCCTCCAGCGGGCTGCTCCTCATGATCGAGAAGGGTATCCTGGCCGAGGTGAAGCCGCCGCCGCTGCACCCGGCGGCGGGGGAGCTCTCCCGGCGAGGCGTCGGCGTGggcggcgaggaggaggaggccggCGGCGAGCTGGAGCGCGAGGTGCTGCGGGACATCCGCAACCGCACCATCCGCGCCGTCTGCGGGCAGCGGGCCATGCCCCGCAGCGTCTGGGAGCTGCCGGCCGGTCAGCGCCGGACGGTCCTCCGGCACCTCCTGGTCAGCGACAAGTACCGCTTCTTGTACTGCTACGTGCCCAAGGTGGCCTGCTCCAACTGGAAGCGCATCCTGAAGGTGCTGGACGGGGCGCTGGAGAGCGTCGACGTCAAGCTGAAGATGGACCACAAGAGCgacctggtgttcctgggcgACATGAAGCCGGACGAGATCAGCTACCGCCTGAAGAACTACTACAAGTTCGTCTTCGTGCGCAACCCCATGGAGAGGCTGCTGTCGGCCTACAGGAATAAATTTGGGGAGATCAAGGAGTACCAGCAGAAGTACGGGGTGGAGATCGTCAGGCGGTACCGGAAGAACGGGGGGAACTCGGCGGGCGACGACGTGACCTTCTCCGAGTTTCTCCGGTACCTGCTGGACGAGGAGGCGGAGCGGATGAACGAGCACTGGATGCCCATCTACAACCTGTGCCAGCCCTGCGCCGTCAGGTACGACTTCATCGGCTCCTACGAGCGGCTGAACGCGGATGCCAACTACGTCCTCGAGCGAGTCCGGTCGCCCTCCTTCGTCCGCTTCCCCGAGCGGCAGTCGTGGTACAAGCCCGTGACGGCGGAAACGCTCCATTACTACCTGTGCAACACCCAACGCCGCCTGATAAAAGAGCTGTTGCCAAAATACATCCTGGATTTCTCCCTCTTTGCCTACCCCCTTCCCAACATAACCAGCGAATTCTGCAGGCAGTGA